AAAAAACTGGGAACTCTCTGCTAAAGATTAAAGGAGAATTATTTACTCTTGATTCATTCTGAGCCCACGACGGATAGGGGTTCGAAATGATTCTAAAAAAACGCCACTTATATTTGAGCTCTTACCGATTGTCATATAAGAAAATAGTTAATTTTGAAAATATAGTGATTATAACCATATAACCCCCTTACAATATTGTAAGAGCTGATTACTCAACTAAAACAACAGATTGTAAATATATATTTACAATCTGTTTTTCATATAGTAAAATTTATTGTACTAGGTAAACATTTTAACCGATAACGCATATGATTAATTAGGAAAAATACCTATATGACTTTCAGTAAATTTTTTTGATCAAAAAGTTTCCCTAAGGAAAAATAAATGTATTTAGGAAAAAATGACTTGAGGAGAAAAGGTAAATGAAAATAATACAAAATGTAAGATTGTTTCCCTCTCTTATTGTTTTAATACGTGTTCTCTTTGGGATAGGTTGGTTATTGGCAGGCGTAACCAAAATTACAGAAAAATTATGGTTTAAAGAACCAGGAATATTTTTAAAGGGCTATTTAATAAATTCATTACAAAATTCCAATACCTCTACCTTTTATAAGACTTTCATAGAGAATATAGCTTTAGAACATTTGATGGTTTTAAACTATGTTATTCCAATTGTCCAAGTTTTACTTGGCCTATTTCTGATAGTAGGTTTATTAACCATACCTTCAATCTTAGTTTGTCTCTTTATGCACATTAATTTTATCCTTTCTGGA
This DNA window, taken from Alteribacillus bidgolensis, encodes the following:
- a CDS encoding DoxX family membrane protein: MKIIQNVRLFPSLIVLIRVLFGIGWLLAGVTKITEKLWFKEPGIFLKGYLINSLQNSNTSTFYKTFIENIALEHLMVLNYVIPIVQVLLGLFLIVGLLTIPSILVCLFMHINFILSGNMNLISLILYTSAFSLLIFRSNIYHFSLDKYFNLDILLARRNSKRKTGNCMPLNKGNLFGKS